A region of Gammaproteobacteria bacterium DNA encodes the following proteins:
- the atpB gene encoding F0F1 ATP synthase subunit A, whose translation MSAETLTSADYIRHHLTNLTYGQFPDGHWAVAQNLEEVSQMGFMAIHLDTMFFSLLTGGIFLWLFRKAALSASQEAPTGVQNFVEMIVEFINTSVRGSFTAKNDLVAPLAMTIFVWIFLMNLLDLVPIDFVPTLASALGVHYLKIVPTTDPNATFGMALSVFFLTIFYSIKIKGAKGFAGELTLHPFGKWAMPINIFLEGVTLIAKPISLALRLFGNMYAGEMIFILIAIMYSAGMTLGLFGGVLQLGWAIFHILIITLQAFIFMTLTIVYMDMAYQVEEH comes from the coding sequence ATGTCTGCGGAAACCCTTACATCAGCTGACTATATTAGGCATCATCTGACGAACCTTACCTACGGTCAGTTTCCTGACGGTCACTGGGCGGTTGCTCAGAATTTGGAAGAAGTGAGTCAAATGGGCTTTATGGCCATCCACTTGGATACCATGTTCTTCTCACTTCTCACCGGTGGGATCTTTTTGTGGTTGTTCCGCAAAGCGGCTTTGAGTGCTTCTCAAGAGGCTCCAACGGGTGTGCAAAACTTCGTTGAGATGATCGTCGAGTTTATCAATACCAGTGTGCGCGGTTCGTTTACCGCTAAAAATGATCTGGTAGCGCCTTTGGCCATGACCATTTTTGTCTGGATTTTCTTGATGAATTTGTTGGATCTGGTGCCGATTGATTTTGTGCCGACACTGGCCTCTGCGCTGGGTGTGCATTATCTGAAGATTGTGCCAACCACCGATCCGAATGCGACCTTTGGGATGGCGTTGTCTGTTTTCTTCCTGACGATTTTTTACAGCATCAAGATCAAGGGCGCGAAAGGCTTCGCAGGTGAACTGACGTTGCACCCCTTTGGTAAATGGGCGATGCCCATCAACATCTTTTTAGAAGGTGTGACCTTGATTGCGAAACCCATTTCACTGGCGCTGCGGTTGTTTGGCAACATGTACGCCGGTGAGATGATCTTCATTTTGATTGCGATTATGTACAGCGCGGGCATGACCTTGGGTCTGTTTGGTGGTGTATTGCAGCTCGGCTGGGCAATCTTTCATATCTTGATCATCACTTTGCAGGCGTTCATCTTTATGACCCTGACCATTGTGTATATGGATATGGCGTACCAAGTTGAAGAACACTGA
- the atpG gene encoding F0F1 ATP synthase subunit gamma, producing MSGAKEIRTQIKSIQNTQKITKAMEMVAASKMRKAQERMRASRPYASKMRDVIGHLANSHPEYRHPYLSERKEVKRVGFIIISSDRGLCGGLNINVFKQAVQEMKVWSEQGAEVDLCTIGKKAGVFFKRLGGGIVAELSDLGDAPALDALIGTVQVMLTAYDEGRIDRLFIVQNQFVNTMTQSPEVMQLLPVVAEDDERLKHHWDYIYEPDAKPVLDGLMMRYVESQVYQGVVENVACEMAARMVAMKSATDNAGDMIDELKLIYNKARQASITQEISEIVSGAAAV from the coding sequence ATGTCTGGCGCAAAAGAGATTCGCACTCAGATCAAGAGTATTCAAAACACTCAGAAGATCACTAAAGCCATGGAGATGGTGGCCGCGAGTAAGATGCGCAAAGCTCAGGAACGGATGCGGGCTTCTCGTCCTTACGCAAGTAAAATGCGTGATGTGATTGGGCATTTGGCCAACTCTCACCCTGAGTATCGTCACCCTTATCTTTCCGAGAGGAAAGAGGTGAAACGTGTTGGGTTTATTATTATCTCCTCGGATCGAGGTCTCTGCGGTGGTTTGAACATCAATGTGTTCAAACAGGCTGTACAAGAGATGAAAGTCTGGTCTGAGCAAGGGGCTGAAGTAGACCTGTGTACCATCGGTAAAAAAGCCGGTGTGTTTTTCAAACGTTTGGGTGGCGGCATCGTTGCTGAACTTTCTGATCTGGGTGACGCTCCGGCGTTGGATGCTCTGATTGGAACGGTTCAAGTGATGCTCACAGCGTACGATGAGGGGCGTATTGATCGTCTTTTCATTGTGCAGAACCAATTTGTTAATACCATGACCCAAAGTCCGGAAGTCATGCAGCTGTTGCCAGTTGTGGCCGAGGACGATGAACGCCTGAAACATCATTGGGACTACATCTACGAACCGGATGCCAAGCCTGTCTTGGACGGTTTGATGATGCGGTACGTTGAGTCTCAGGTGTATCAGGGTGTGGTTGAAAACGTCGCTTGTGAAATGGCAGCCCGGATGGTTGCGATGAAGAGTGCGACAGACAACGCTGGCGATATGATTGATGAGCTGAAGTTGATTTACAACAAAGCGCGTCAAGCATCCATTACCCAAGAGATCTCAGAGATTGTGAGTGGTGCGGCCGCAGTTTAG
- the atpA gene encoding F0F1 ATP synthase subunit alpha — MQLNPAEISELIKQRIENFDTVAEARTEGTIVSLNDGIVRVHGLADVMQGEMIEFPGDTYGLALNLERDSVGAVILGSYTHLAEGDIARCTGKILEVPVGDAMLGRVVNALGQPIDGKGAIEGTEMSPVEKVAPGVIERQSVSQPLQTGVKAIDAMVPVGRGQRELIIGDRQTGKTAVAIDAIINQKGKGIKCVYVAVGQKQSSIANVVRKLEEHDAMAHTIVVAAGASESAAMQFIAPYAGCAMGEYFRDKGEDGLIVYDDLTKQAWAYRQVSLLLRRPPGREAYPGDVFYLHSRLLERAARVNEAFVEKATGGKVKGKTGSLTALPIIETQGGDVSAFVPTNVISITDGQIFLESDLFNAGIRPAINAGLSVSRVGGAAQTKIIKKLGGGTRLALAQYRELAAFAQFASDLDELTRKQLERGKRVTELMKQNQYSPLSVAEMAMSLFAANEGYLDDVDATKIVAFEAAMLAHANSNHAELMASINEKGDFNKEIEAGMRKALDDFKANGVW, encoded by the coding sequence ATGCAACTCAACCCAGCTGAAATCAGTGAACTGATTAAGCAGCGTATTGAAAATTTTGATACGGTGGCTGAAGCTCGTACCGAAGGTACGATTGTCAGCTTGAACGACGGTATTGTGCGAGTTCATGGTCTTGCGGATGTCATGCAAGGCGAGATGATTGAATTTCCAGGTGACACCTACGGTCTGGCGCTCAACTTGGAGCGTGACTCCGTTGGTGCGGTGATCTTGGGCTCTTATACTCATCTGGCAGAAGGCGACATCGCACGGTGTACCGGTAAAATTTTGGAAGTGCCTGTTGGCGATGCGATGCTGGGTCGAGTGGTTAACGCTCTGGGTCAGCCCATCGACGGCAAAGGTGCTATTGAAGGCACGGAAATGTCACCGGTTGAAAAGGTGGCTCCTGGTGTCATCGAGCGTCAATCTGTTTCACAACCGCTGCAAACCGGTGTGAAGGCGATTGATGCCATGGTGCCTGTCGGTCGTGGTCAACGTGAGTTGATCATCGGTGATCGCCAGACCGGTAAAACGGCGGTGGCCATTGACGCCATCATCAACCAAAAAGGCAAAGGCATTAAGTGTGTCTACGTCGCGGTTGGTCAGAAGCAGTCTTCCATTGCTAACGTTGTGCGTAAGTTGGAAGAGCACGATGCGATGGCTCACACCATCGTTGTGGCGGCAGGTGCCTCTGAATCCGCAGCGATGCAGTTCATTGCTCCTTACGCAGGTTGTGCGATGGGTGAATACTTTCGTGATAAGGGCGAAGACGGTTTGATCGTGTATGACGATTTGACCAAACAAGCGTGGGCTTACCGTCAGGTTTCCCTGCTGTTGCGTCGTCCTCCTGGTCGTGAAGCGTATCCTGGTGATGTCTTCTATTTGCACTCCCGTTTGCTGGAACGTGCAGCACGAGTCAACGAAGCCTTTGTTGAAAAAGCCACGGGCGGTAAAGTGAAAGGCAAAACCGGTTCTTTGACCGCCTTGCCGATCATTGAAACCCAAGGCGGTGACGTTTCCGCGTTCGTACCCACCAATGTGATCTCCATCACCGATGGGCAGATCTTTTTGGAATCGGATCTGTTCAACGCCGGTATTCGTCCTGCAATTAATGCCGGTCTCTCTGTCTCCCGAGTGGGTGGTGCAGCGCAGACCAAGATCATTAAGAAGCTCGGTGGTGGTACTCGTTTGGCGCTGGCGCAATACCGCGAATTGGCGGCCTTTGCTCAGTTTGCCTCAGATCTTGATGAGCTGACCCGTAAACAGTTGGAACGCGGTAAACGTGTTACCGAACTGATGAAACAAAATCAATACTCACCATTGTCGGTGGCCGAGATGGCGATGTCGCTGTTTGCAGCCAACGAAGGTTACCTTGATGACGTTGATGCAACCAAAATCGTTGCTTTTGAAGCGGCGATGTTGGCTCACGCTAACTCCAATCATGCGGAGTTGATGGCGAGCATTAACGAAAAGGGTGATTTCAACAAAGAGATCGAAGCCGGAATGCGTAAAGCGCTGGATGATTTCAAAGCCAACGGTGTTTGGTAG
- a CDS encoding ATP synthase subunit I: MKKPATKIDSDQAKRILLVQAIMTLGVAILLLGLGLSPAYSALIGGATATLANMLFAWLLFARYHARQPGNLVARFYLAEAVKLLFIGLCFGSAVVWVEPLDMFVLLITFFIIQILPVIFTR, encoded by the coding sequence GTGAAAAAACCGGCAACAAAAATTGATTCTGACCAAGCGAAGCGAATTTTATTAGTTCAAGCCATTATGACGTTGGGCGTTGCTATCCTGTTGTTAGGATTAGGATTAAGCCCTGCATACTCAGCGCTAATTGGAGGAGCGACAGCAACGCTGGCAAACATGCTGTTTGCATGGTTGCTCTTTGCTCGTTATCATGCGCGTCAGCCGGGGAATTTGGTTGCTCGCTTTTATCTAGCAGAAGCAGTGAAATTACTTTTTATTGGGTTGTGTTTTGGTAGTGCCGTCGTTTGGGTCGAACCTCTCGATATGTTTGTGCTGCTGATTACATTTTTCATTATTCAAATTTTGCCTGTGATCTTTACTCGGTAG
- the atpD gene encoding F0F1 ATP synthase subunit beta, translating to MSSGTIVEIIGAVVDVEFPRDSVPKVYDALKLADSDQALTLEVQGQLGDGVVRTITMGSSDGLRRGMAIVNTGEPITVPVGQKTLGRIMDVLGNPIDEAGEIGEEIRMPIHRAAPPYEDQATTTEILETGIKVVDLVMPIVKGGKVGLFGGAGVGKTVTLMELIRNIAIEHSGFSVFAGVGERTREGNDFYYEMKESNVLDKVSLVYGQMNEPPGNRLRVALSGLTMAEYFRDEGRDVLMFVDNIYRYTLAGTEVSALLGRMPSAVGYQPTLAEEMGVLQERITSTKTGSITSFQAVYVPADDLTDPSPATTFAHLDATMVLSRQIAELGIYPAVDPLDSTSRILDPLVIGQEHYDVAREVQGTLQRYKELKDIIAILGMDELSEEDKLVVARARKVQRFLSQPFFVAEVFTGASGKYVALQDTIRGFKGIVEGDYDHLPEQAFYMVGNIEEAVERAKSL from the coding sequence ATGAGTTCTGGAACTATCGTAGAAATCATCGGCGCAGTAGTAGACGTGGAATTTCCACGTGACTCTGTGCCAAAAGTGTACGACGCATTAAAACTGGCCGATTCCGATCAGGCGCTGACTTTGGAAGTTCAAGGGCAGTTGGGTGACGGTGTGGTGCGAACGATTACCATGGGATCTTCCGATGGTCTTCGCCGTGGCATGGCCATTGTCAATACCGGTGAGCCGATCACGGTACCGGTAGGACAAAAAACCTTGGGACGCATTATGGATGTCCTGGGTAACCCGATTGATGAGGCGGGCGAGATTGGCGAAGAAATTCGGATGCCAATTCACCGTGCGGCTCCTCCTTATGAAGATCAAGCCACCACGACGGAAATCTTAGAGACCGGTATTAAAGTGGTCGATTTGGTTATGCCCATCGTGAAAGGCGGTAAAGTCGGTCTGTTCGGTGGTGCTGGTGTGGGTAAAACCGTCACCTTGATGGAGCTGATTCGTAACATCGCCATTGAGCACAGCGGTTTTTCCGTGTTTGCCGGTGTCGGTGAGCGTACGCGTGAAGGCAATGACTTCTACTACGAGATGAAAGAGTCCAACGTACTGGACAAAGTCTCGCTGGTTTACGGTCAAATGAACGAGCCTCCTGGTAACCGTCTGCGCGTGGCGCTCTCTGGTTTGACTATGGCAGAGTACTTCCGTGATGAAGGCCGTGATGTGTTGATGTTTGTGGATAACATTTATCGTTACACCTTGGCGGGTACCGAAGTGTCGGCACTGCTGGGTCGTATGCCTTCAGCGGTGGGCTATCAGCCGACCTTGGCGGAAGAGATGGGGGTTCTGCAAGAACGCATCACCTCCACCAAAACCGGTTCCATCACCTCATTCCAAGCGGTCTATGTACCTGCGGATGATTTGACCGATCCGTCTCCTGCCACCACCTTTGCGCATCTGGATGCGACCATGGTGTTGTCTCGTCAGATCGCTGAATTGGGTATCTATCCTGCGGTTGATCCGCTGGATTCTACCAGCCGGATTCTTGATCCATTGGTCATTGGCCAAGAGCATTACGACGTCGCTCGTGAAGTGCAAGGTACTTTGCAGCGTTACAAAGAGTTGAAAGACATCATTGCCATTTTGGGTATGGATGAGCTTTCCGAAGAAGATAAATTGGTTGTGGCACGCGCTCGTAAAGTGCAGCGTTTCTTATCTCAGCCCTTCTTCGTGGCGGAAGTCTTTACCGGTGCGTCTGGTAAATACGTTGCTCTGCAAGACACCATTCGTGGTTTTAAAGGCATTGTGGAAGGCGATTACGATCACTTGCCTGAGCAAGCGTTCTACATGGTTGGCAACATTGAAGAAGCCGTTGAGCGCGCCAAATCACTCTAA
- the rsmG gene encoding 16S rRNA (guanine(527)-N(7))-methyltransferase RsmG, with the protein MSELQTLLAKGLDELGLSLSEDQQRNLLVYRDLLARWNKTYNLTAIRDPKEQVVLHLLDSLAVSPLIPAGTTLILDVGSGGGLPGIPLALTNPDIYFTLLDSNGKKSRFLTHLLTQLPLANVSVVHSRVEQFQPGGLFDVVISRAFSSLSLFWELTSPLCKTEGKLLAMKGKLSQQELDLLDDGLLISNQALCIHGVDAERHLVVMKPHLKTDEQRL; encoded by the coding sequence ATGTCTGAGTTACAGACATTATTGGCCAAAGGGCTGGATGAGTTGGGTTTGTCGTTGAGTGAAGATCAGCAGCGAAATTTACTGGTCTACCGTGATCTGTTGGCGCGCTGGAACAAAACCTATAATCTGACTGCGATTCGAGACCCGAAAGAGCAGGTGGTGTTGCATCTGCTGGACAGTTTGGCGGTCTCGCCGCTGATTCCTGCGGGAACAACGTTGATTCTGGATGTGGGCAGCGGGGGTGGTTTGCCGGGAATTCCCTTGGCGCTAACGAACCCTGATATTTATTTTACCTTGCTGGACAGTAACGGTAAAAAGAGCCGTTTTTTGACCCATTTGTTGACCCAATTACCCCTTGCTAATGTCTCGGTGGTGCATTCGAGGGTGGAACAGTTTCAGCCTGGCGGGCTGTTTGATGTGGTGATTTCACGCGCCTTTTCTTCCTTGTCGCTGTTTTGGGAGTTGACTTCGCCACTGTGTAAAACAGAGGGCAAACTGTTGGCGATGAAGGGCAAATTATCACAGCAAGAGCTGGATTTACTGGATGATGGTTTGCTGATCTCCAATCAAGCACTTTGCATTCATGGGGTTGATGCCGAGCGTCATCTGGTTGTGATGAAACCCCACCTGAAAACAGACGAGCAGCGGTTATGA
- the atpE gene encoding F0F1 ATP synthase subunit C codes for MENALLYIAGALMMGLGALGAAVGIGILGGRFLEGAARQPELIPMLRTQFFIVMGLVDAVPMIAVGIAMYVLFAVAG; via the coding sequence ATGGAAAATGCACTGCTGTACATTGCTGGCGCACTGATGATGGGTTTGGGCGCATTGGGCGCTGCGGTTGGTATCGGTATCTTGGGTGGTCGTTTCTTGGAGGGGGCTGCGCGCCAACCAGAACTGATTCCTATGTTGCGTACCCAGTTCTTCATCGTTATGGGTCTGGTTGATGCGGTTCCTATGATTGCAGTGGGTATTGCGATGTACGTTCTGTTTGCGGTTGCCGGTTAA
- a CDS encoding F0F1 ATP synthase subunit epsilon produces MAVTMQVDIVSAESEIFSGTATMMVAPAEMGEVGVAARHAPMITRLKAGEVHVKNENDNSENSFFVSGGILEVQPHVVTILADTALRADDIDEAAALEAKQRAEELLAAHQGDQDGEFDYKKAQAELLESVARLQTLKKMRERK; encoded by the coding sequence ATGGCCGTAACGATGCAGGTTGATATAGTCAGTGCTGAGTCAGAGATTTTCTCTGGCACCGCAACGATGATGGTGGCACCTGCTGAGATGGGTGAGGTTGGTGTGGCAGCACGCCATGCACCGATGATCACTCGTCTGAAAGCAGGCGAAGTGCATGTAAAGAACGAAAATGACAACTCAGAGAACAGCTTTTTTGTCTCTGGTGGCATTTTAGAGGTTCAGCCGCATGTGGTGACCATTTTGGCTGATACGGCTTTGCGAGCCGATGATATTGATGAGGCTGCGGCTTTGGAGGCGAAACAACGCGCCGAAGAGCTGTTGGCAGCTCATCAAGGTGATCAAGACGGTGAGTTTGATTACAAAAAAGCGCAAGCTGAACTGTTGGAGTCTGTGGCACGTTTGCAGACGTTGAAAAAGATGAGAGAGCGTAAATAA
- a CDS encoding F0F1 ATP synthase subunit delta — translation MSDMTTGARPYAKAVFELTSDESTRALWSDALQLLTMIVSDDAMKVVLDAPHYTKEQRAELVLSVAEGKLEVQAQSLIRLLAENDRLQLLPTIAQLFETYCAEADGAQDVRVVSARKLTKKQEVALVASLEGRFGNKVTTVYEVDAALLGGAVIYAGDLVIDGSVKGKMSKLARTVLRK, via the coding sequence ATGTCTGATATGACAACAGGGGCAAGACCCTACGCAAAAGCGGTATTTGAACTGACCAGTGATGAAAGTACGCGTGCGCTTTGGTCTGACGCATTGCAACTGCTGACGATGATCGTCAGTGACGATGCGATGAAAGTGGTGCTTGATGCACCGCATTACACCAAAGAGCAACGTGCTGAATTAGTTTTGAGTGTTGCAGAAGGCAAGTTAGAGGTTCAGGCACAAAGTCTGATTCGTCTGTTGGCCGAGAATGATCGGTTACAGCTGCTGCCAACCATCGCTCAACTGTTCGAAACCTATTGTGCTGAAGCGGACGGTGCGCAAGACGTTAGGGTTGTATCGGCGCGTAAATTGACCAAAAAGCAGGAGGTCGCCTTGGTTGCGTCTCTGGAAGGTCGCTTTGGCAACAAAGTCACCACGGTCTACGAAGTCGATGCGGCGCTATTGGGCGGCGCAGTAATTTATGCGGGAGATTTGGTTATTGATGGCTCGGTGAAAGGCAAAATGAGTAAGCTTGCCCGCACCGTGTTGCGCAAATAA
- a CDS encoding ParB/RepB/Spo0J family partition protein, giving the protein MAKKRGLGRGLDALLGSREQIVNVSAEDRAQHLSMVPVDQIQRGAYQPRIHFDSEALQELADSISAQGVVQPVVLRQVAQGYELIAGERRWRAAQLAGLHEIPAVIRDLDDRSAAAVALIENIQREDLNALEEARAFQRLIDDFALTHQQVADAVGRSRAAVSNFLRLLDLGDEVQHYLAAGELEMGHARALLALSGVIQVAAARTVINKNLTVRATEALVKQKLEGAAEAKPIAEDESAGDPNIRSLEQSLGERIGVPVRIKHGQNGKGKLLISYNSLDELDGILEHIQ; this is encoded by the coding sequence ATGGCAAAAAAACGCGGTTTAGGTCGAGGTCTTGATGCTCTGTTGGGCAGTCGTGAGCAGATTGTGAACGTCAGTGCAGAAGATCGTGCTCAGCATTTGAGTATGGTGCCGGTGGATCAGATTCAGCGGGGTGCGTATCAGCCACGAATTCATTTTGATTCAGAGGCATTGCAAGAGTTGGCAGATTCGATCTCTGCACAGGGGGTGGTGCAGCCGGTGGTGTTGCGTCAGGTGGCGCAGGGCTATGAATTAATCGCCGGTGAACGTCGTTGGCGAGCTGCGCAGTTGGCGGGTTTGCATGAGATCCCTGCGGTGATTCGAGATCTGGATGATCGGTCAGCGGCAGCGGTGGCCTTGATCGAAAACATTCAGCGCGAAGATCTAAATGCCTTGGAAGAGGCGCGTGCCTTTCAGCGTCTGATTGATGATTTTGCCTTGACTCATCAACAGGTGGCCGATGCGGTGGGGCGTTCACGGGCGGCGGTGAGTAATTTCTTGCGTCTGTTGGATCTCGGTGACGAGGTACAACATTATCTGGCCGCCGGTGAGCTGGAGATGGGTCATGCCCGTGCTTTGTTGGCTTTGAGTGGTGTCATTCAGGTCGCGGCAGCGCGCACGGTGATCAATAAAAATTTGACCGTGCGTGCTACGGAAGCGTTGGTAAAACAAAAATTGGAAGGTGCTGCTGAGGCAAAGCCGATTGCTGAGGACGAGTCGGCTGGCGATCCGAACATTCGCTCGCTTGAGCAGAGTTTGGGTGAGCGTATTGGGGTGCCAGTCAGGATCAAACATGGTCAAAATGGTAAGGGTAAGTTGTTGATTAGCTACAACAGCTTGGATGAGCTGGACGGCATTCTGGAACACATTCAATAA
- a CDS encoding F0F1 ATP synthase subunit B, producing MNINLTLIGQAISFALFVWFCMQYVWPPLMEALEARTKTIADGLAAAERGLHEKELAQKKATETLKEAKEQAAGILAQAQKQASEIVEASKSDARTEGERLITAAQSEIEQELSRAKEHLRQQVAGIAIAGAEKILKKEIKAVDHGKVLDDLIAQI from the coding sequence ATGAATATCAACTTAACACTTATCGGTCAGGCCATATCGTTCGCTCTGTTCGTATGGTTCTGCATGCAGTACGTTTGGCCTCCTTTAATGGAAGCGCTGGAAGCACGTACCAAAACCATCGCCGATGGTTTGGCAGCGGCGGAACGTGGTCTGCATGAAAAAGAGTTGGCGCAGAAAAAAGCGACCGAAACTTTGAAAGAAGCCAAAGAGCAAGCAGCGGGTATTCTTGCTCAGGCTCAGAAGCAGGCTAGCGAGATTGTCGAAGCATCAAAAAGCGATGCCCGTACTGAAGGTGAACGCCTGATTACGGCTGCACAATCTGAAATTGAACAAGAGCTGTCGCGTGCTAAAGAGCACCTTCGTCAACAGGTTGCTGGTATCGCCATTGCTGGCGCTGAGAAAATCCTCAAGAAGGAGATCAAAGCGGTGGATCATGGCAAGGTGCTGGATGACTTGATAGCACAAATCTGA
- a CDS encoding ParA family protein — MKRIIAIANQKGGVGKTTTCVNLAAALAMSHKRVLVIDLDPQGNATMGCGVDKYSLQRSAYELLVGKACATDAIVSTEFGFDLIPSNADLTAAEVELMSKLARERCLLKALQSVQDNYDYILIDCPPSLNLLTLNAFVAADGVIIPMQCEYYALEGLSALVETINDVRSSVNPSLKIEGLLRTMFDSRNNLGNDVSDQLLKHFGDQVYRTVIPRNVRLAEAPSHGRPVIHYDKTSRGALAYLALAGEMVRKEVCVSGVMG, encoded by the coding sequence ATGAAACGAATTATTGCGATTGCCAATCAAAAAGGCGGCGTGGGTAAAACCACCACCTGTGTGAATTTGGCCGCAGCCTTGGCAATGTCTCATAAACGAGTGTTGGTGATTGATCTTGACCCACAGGGCAATGCCACAATGGGCTGTGGGGTGGATAAGTACAGTTTGCAGCGTTCGGCTTATGAGTTGTTGGTGGGCAAAGCCTGCGCGACAGACGCAATTGTGAGCACAGAGTTTGGCTTTGATTTGATTCCCAGTAACGCGGATTTAACGGCGGCTGAAGTGGAATTGATGAGCAAGTTGGCGCGTGAACGCTGTCTGTTAAAAGCGTTGCAGTCGGTACAGGATAATTACGATTACATCTTAATTGACTGCCCACCGTCGCTGAACTTATTGACCTTGAATGCCTTTGTGGCGGCTGATGGGGTCATTATCCCTATGCAGTGTGAATATTACGCTTTGGAAGGTTTGTCGGCGTTGGTTGAGACGATCAATGACGTGCGCAGCAGCGTTAATCCTTCACTGAAAATTGAGGGTCTGTTGCGCACCATGTTTGACAGCCGTAATAATTTGGGCAATGACGTTTCGGATCAGCTGTTAAAACATTTTGGTGATCAGGTTTATCGCACTGTGATTCCGCGTAACGTGCGTTTGGCGGAAGCACCGAGTCACGGTAGGCCGGTGATTCATTACGATAAAACCTCCCGTGGAGCTTTGGCTTATTTGGCTCTGGCGGGTGAGATGGTGCGTAAAGAGGTTTGTGTTTCTGGTGTGATGGGTTAG